In Necator americanus strain Aroian chromosome IV, whole genome shotgun sequence, the following proteins share a genomic window:
- a CDS encoding hypothetical protein (NECATOR_CHRIV.G15479.T2) produces MLGPARPVKTGHLSIQIPYIIQAQQLSQNKTKFFSSPWSAPAWMKSNGHMKGGGVLKGKEGGEYYQTWANYFVRFFEEYHKNGIDFWGLTVQNEPTSGLNPDYGWQTMYFSAAMERDFVKNQLGPALKSSPYAKDLKLMVNDDQRYNLPEWADTILNDTEAAKYVSGIAVHWYEDLEVPAAVLTTTHQRHPDYFILASEACNGFEPLEGRPNLGDWGRAETYVNDIIADISNYVSGWTDWNICLDMQGGPNWVGNYVDSPIIINAAKQEYYKQPMWYAMGHFSKFVPRDSSRIKSTFKNSVPNGVKQVAFVTPDGYKVVVLVNLNRESSANISINEAQNPMLYYNVILEPHSLATVIFN; encoded by the exons atgctggggcccgcacgtccagtgaagacgggccatctaagtatccaA ATTCCTTACATAATCCAGGCGCAGCAACTGTCTCAGAACAAGaccaaattcttttcttctccgtGGAGCGCACCAG CTTGGATGAAGAGCAACGGCCACATGAAGGGTGGAGGTGTGCTTAAAGGAAAGGAAGGAGGCGAGTACTACCAAACATGGGCTAATTACTTCGTAAG ATTCTTCGAAGAATACCACAAAAACGGCATCGATTTCTGGGGACTCACCGTACAAAACGAACCGACTTCCGGCCTGAATCCAGACTACGGCTGGCAAACCATGTATTTCAGTGCTGCTATGGAGAG AGatttcgtcaaaaatcaaCTAGGTCCTGCGTTGAAATCATCTCCGTACGCTAAGGATCTCAAATTAATGGTAAACGATGATCAACGATACAACCTTCCGGAATGGGCTGATACG ATCTTAAACGACACCGAAGCTGCCAAGTACGTCTCCGGCATTGCTGTACATTGGTATGAGGATCTAGAAGTGCCAGCAGCAGTACTCACAACAACTCACCAACGCCATCCTGATTACTTTATCTTGGCTTCTGAG GCATGCAATGGTTTTGAACCTCTGGAAGGCAGACCCAATCTAGGAGACTGGGGTCGCGCTGAAACTTACGTAAACGACATTATAGCG GACATATCGAACTATGTATCCGGTTGGACAGACTGGAATATTTGTTTGGACATGCAGGGTGGCCCCAACTGGGTGGGAAACTATGTCGACTCGCCCATAATCATAAATGCTGCAAAGCAGGAGTATTATAAACAGCCAATGTGGTACGCGATGGGACATTTCAG CAAATTCGTGCCTCGAGACTCAAGCAGAATCAAATCAACGTTTAAAAACTCCGTACCAAATGGAGTTAAACAAGTCGCATTCGTTACCCCGGATGGCTATAAGGTTGTAGTTCTCGTCAATTTAAACAGG GAATCGTCAGCTAACATATCCATAAACGAGGCCCAAAATCCCATGCTTTACTACAACGTTATCTTGGAGCCGCACTCACTAGCGACAGTAATATTCAACTAA
- a CDS encoding hypothetical protein (NECATOR_CHRIV.G15479.T1) produces MLNALEGDRQRDGMTCSLHATDGPAESSAGCDSKTSSTSLTKLENILDDNGEGKKRVEEMLGPARPVKTGHLSIQIPYIIQAQQLSQNKTKFFSSPWSAPAWMKSNGHMKGGGVLKGKEGGEYYQTWANYFVRFFEEYHKNGIDFWGLTVQNEPTSGLNPDYGWQTMYFSAAMERDFVKNQLGPALKSSPYAKDLKLMVNDDQRYNLPEWADTILNDTEAAKYVSGIAVHWYEDLEVPAAVLTTTHQRHPDYFILASEACNGFEPLEGRPNLGDWGRAETYVNDIIADISNYVSGWTDWNICLDMQGGPNWVGNYVDSPIIINAAKQEYYKQPMWYAMGHFSKFVPRDSSRIKSTFKNSVPNGVKQVAFVTPDGYKVVVLVNLNRESSANISINEAQNPMLYYNVILEPHSLATVIFN; encoded by the exons atgctaaacgccctcgagggagaccgccaacgagatgggatGACCTGTTCGCTACACGctacggatggaccagctgagagctcagctggatgcGACTCAaagacctcgtcaacgtcactcacgaaacttgagaacatcttggatgacaatggcgagggaaagaaacgagtggaagagatgctggggcccgcacgtccagtgaagacgggccatctaagtatccaA ATTCCTTACATAATCCAGGCGCAGCAACTGTCTCAGAACAAGaccaaattcttttcttctccgtGGAGCGCACCAG CTTGGATGAAGAGCAACGGCCACATGAAGGGTGGAGGTGTGCTTAAAGGAAAGGAAGGAGGCGAGTACTACCAAACATGGGCTAATTACTTCGTAAG ATTCTTCGAAGAATACCACAAAAACGGCATCGATTTCTGGGGACTCACCGTACAAAACGAACCGACTTCCGGCCTGAATCCAGACTACGGCTGGCAAACCATGTATTTCAGTGCTGCTATGGAGAG AGatttcgtcaaaaatcaaCTAGGTCCTGCGTTGAAATCATCTCCGTACGCTAAGGATCTCAAATTAATGGTAAACGATGATCAACGATACAACCTTCCGGAATGGGCTGATACG ATCTTAAACGACACCGAAGCTGCCAAGTACGTCTCCGGCATTGCTGTACATTGGTATGAGGATCTAGAAGTGCCAGCAGCAGTACTCACAACAACTCACCAACGCCATCCTGATTACTTTATCTTGGCTTCTGAG GCATGCAATGGTTTTGAACCTCTGGAAGGCAGACCCAATCTAGGAGACTGGGGTCGCGCTGAAACTTACGTAAACGACATTATAGCG GACATATCGAACTATGTATCCGGTTGGACAGACTGGAATATTTGTTTGGACATGCAGGGTGGCCCCAACTGGGTGGGAAACTATGTCGACTCGCCCATAATCATAAATGCTGCAAAGCAGGAGTATTATAAACAGCCAATGTGGTACGCGATGGGACATTTCAG CAAATTCGTGCCTCGAGACTCAAGCAGAATCAAATCAACGTTTAAAAACTCCGTACCAAATGGAGTTAAACAAGTCGCATTCGTTACCCCGGATGGCTATAAGGTTGTAGTTCTCGTCAATTTAAACAGG GAATCGTCAGCTAACATATCCATAAACGAGGCCCAAAATCCCATGCTTTACTACAACGTTATCTTGGAGCCGCACTCACTAGCGACAGTAATATTCAACTAA
- a CDS encoding hypothetical protein (NECATOR_CHRIV.G15480.T1), with protein MKNVYCEDGGVQLEGSQIVETSSCVYLGRSMNMENGMKEELNRRMRAAEAAFTAVREATDQVTDQDLRAHLFDSTILPALCYAAEKWADTAATSRKLLTTHRGLERCLLKFNRRTQHLAGLRSSDLRGMSRLRDPAECISKAEHRWAGHIMRRIDDRWTKRTLEWIPRDAKRPRGRPPTRWDDLFATRYGWTS; from the coding sequence atgaagaacgtctactgcgaggacggaggagtacaacttgaaggctcccaaatcgtggaaacttcgtcatgcgtatacctcggacgttctatgaacatggaaaacggcatgaaagaagaactgaatagaagaatgagagcagcagaGGCAGCATTcacagccgtcagggaagctacggaccaagtgacggaccaagatcttcgtgcccatctgttcgactcgaccaTTCTTCCAGcactctgttacgcagcggagaagtgggcagacaccgcggccacgtccaggaagctacttactacccacagaggccttgagagatgtctcctgaagtttaaccggcgcacacaacaccttgccggtcttcgtagctccgacttaagaggaatgtctcgccttcgcgacccagcggaatgtATATCGAAAGCagaacatagatgggccggtcacatcatgagaagaatcgacgatagatggactaaaagaacgctagagtggatcccaagagatgctaaacgccctcgagggagaccgccaacgagatgggatGACCTGTTCGCTACACGctacggatggaccagctga